One part of the Solanum dulcamara chromosome 3, daSolDulc1.2, whole genome shotgun sequence genome encodes these proteins:
- the LOC129883034 gene encoding 40S ribosomal protein S3a, producing MAVGKNKRISKGKKGGKKKAADPYAKKDWYDIKAPSVFGVRNVGKTLVTRTQGTKIASEGLKHRVFEVSLADLQNDEDHSFRKIRLRAEDVQGRNVLTNFHGMDFTTDKLRSLVKKWQSLIEAHVDVKTTDSYTLRMFCIGFTKKRPNQQKRTCYAQSSQIRQIRRKMREIMVNQAQSCDLKDLVLKFIPESIGREIEKATSSIYPLQNVFIRKVKILKAPKFDLGRLMEVHGDYSEDVGVKVDRPAEDVATEPTEVVGA from the exons ATGGCCGTCGG TAAGAACAAGAGAATTTCCAAAGGCAAGAAAGGAGGAAAGAAGAAAGC AGCTGATCCATATGCTAAAAAGGATTGGTATGATATCAAGGCTCCATCAGTATTTGGTGTCCGCAATGTAGGGAAGACCCTTGTTACCCGTACACAGGGTACAAAG ATTGCTTCAGAAGGCCTGAAGCATCGTGTGTTCGAAGTGTCATTGGCTGATCTTCAGAATGATGAAGATCACTCCTTCAGGAAGATTCGTCTGAGAGCTGAAGACGTCCAAGGAAGAAATGTCCTTACAAACTTTCAT GGTATGGACTTCACCACAGATAAGTTGAGGTCTTTGGTAAAGAAATGGCAATCATTGATTGAGGCTCATGTTGATGTTAAGACAACTGATAGCTACACCTTGAGAATGTTCTGCATTGGCTTTACTAAAAAGCGCCCAAACCAACAAAAACGAACTTGCTATGCACAGTCAAGCCAGATTCGCCAG ATTCGTCGCAAGATGCGTGAGATCATGGTTAACCAGGCACAGTCGTGTGATTTGAAAGACTTGGTCCTGAAGTTCATTCCTGAATCTATCGGCAGGGAGATTGAGAAGGCAACTTCAAGCATCTACCCGTTGCAGAATGTCTTCATTCGCAAGGTCAAGATCTTGAAGGCTCCTAAATTCGACCTTGGCAGATTGATGGAG GTTCACGGTGATTACTCAGAGGATGTCGGTGTGAAGGTGGATAGACCGGCAGAGGATGTTGCAACTGAGCCAACTGAAGTAGTTGGAGCTTAA
- the LOC129883033 gene encoding protein NETWORKED 1A-like, translating to MATLPHSDSRRKYSWWWDSHIPKNSKWLQENLTEMDSKVKAMIKLIEEDADSFARRAEMYYKKRPELMKLVEEFYRAYRALAERYDHVTGELKQAQKTMSEAFPDQVQFLLEDSPVKSSVHAAEPHSPEVLRGAHAFPDTGDLHQHAVGLLLSRMHAIHKSGTYSGDDKGTSEWGLKQLHEMLGAGEEMLKNSKFLEGTLKKGLNSNTEEKEQILHSQVSELSIENENLKAKVLTESERAGQAEGEVQMLKEALAGVEAEKESTFLQYQQCLEKLSAVERDLSAAHEDSLKFNEWASEAGNEAQKLKESLIKLEAERDAALSKHKEYLERISSLEDKASQAHEDIKGVNERAIKAESEAWHLRNEICKLESEKDCCFHQYKQCLEKISELEKKLLLSQEESRLLSEKADRAESEIKKLKDLVMELTEKKEVSIREYKNCLEKISKLENELTCAQEDVKRLNGELSVGAARLKNAEEKCFLLETSNQSLHSEADNLAKKITMKDQELSQKQRELEKLQSDLQNEHLRHAQIEASLLALQNLHSQSQEEQKALALELKNGLQLLKDMETSKNSLEDELRRMKDENQSLSELKLSSTFSQENLENEILSLRKMKTRLEEEVAEQVELNNNLQKNISCLKEEIKDLNRSYQALVEQVKGAGLNPERIESSIKNLQEESRELRIISEKDRKEKEVLQKKLEDMDELLRKKAVLESSLSDVNGELQGSQENVRALQESCQILNGEKLTLVAEKGSLLSQLQIITDSMQKLLEKNAVLENSLFGAKVELEGLREKSKGLEEICQLLKNEKSNLLAERGNLALQLENVERRLEYLESRFTGLEEKYSCLEKDKKATSLEVEELRVAVGMEKLERAKLTHQSETRLFSMENHIHLLQEESKWRKKEFEEELDKAVKAQCEIFILQKFIQDMEEKNYSLLVDCQKHVEASKLADRLITELENESLEQQVEAEVLLDEIERLRLGIYRVFKALDNESDFVSEDKVENEQTFLHHILGNIEDLKCSLREYEDDKQQELVENSVLVTLLVQLKSEALELESVKKSVEKEFSIMAEKLVTVQKDNHELLEMNKKLGLEVSKGSQLTAVLDAEVGSLCVKHDQLQTAYVELKKKYSQVLEENRTLLLKFTEIKEEKWMVGQENDTLLLDTLALSNLSTIWMSFGNEKSAELKSVCEDMHNLHGVISDLDKEMGKLKEKLEMKETENLLLKESVQRLEEELYEVRESNNHLKLELSTGKELIDKQEAGLVEAKQKLIASENLNSELCMTLDVLKTDRQESIQTNETLEKKMLEISSTNTTQNQEIEVLREVNMNLVAELGKLHEEIEEQRMREEYLSSELQEKNYEFELWEAEAATFYFDLQISSVREVLLENKMNELTEVCERLEDKNASKDLEIQRMKGKMISMEGEIGELKSQLHSYAPVIASLRDDIVSLEHNALLLVKLNLARSQEAKYVEIDVQSDQISSNKLTDGQSIMPKDVLDLQELRNRIKAVEKVVEDMNKPILHKPLHIKPGRDSTASEIESVKSRPSLDREKHEVAGRRSHQKEHDDDRNRRKTKPKSFEVKNGTLMKDIPLDHVSDSSPERIKRAHSAAERVDDQMLELWESAEGGSLSRSVNDMKKRANHPTVGGPIMHNQYRNLEWRGKHPPTESEVEKELGVDKLELSMNSSEANQEMNKKILKRLASDAEKLMSLQLTVDSLRRNLEANKKAKKTKNFDFETVKEQLQEVEETVVHLVNLNSQLMKSTEESTSYSPSSGSADSKEVMNIRQKRVSEQARKGSEKIGRLQLEIQKIQYILLKLDDEKKSKVRSKFSRSSTGIILKNFIHIGRRNSEKKKKGPMCCFRPSSSSSSNNGSIRYRV from the exons ATGGCAACCTTGCCACATTCCGACTCCAGGCGCAAGTACTCTTGGTGGTGGGATAGTCATATccccaagaactcaaaatggcttCAGGAGAATCTTACTG AAATGGATTCTAAAGTGAAGGCTATGATCAAGCTCATCGAAGAAGATGCTGATTCATTTGCAAGAAGGGCTGAAATGTACTACAAGAAAAGGCCTGAGCTTATGAAATTAGTTGAGGAGTTCTACAGGGCATACAGGGCATTAGCTGAAAGATACGACCATGTAACAGGCGAACTTAAGCAGGCCCAGAAAACCATGTCAGAAGCATTTCCCGACCAAGTACAGTTTCTTCTTGAAGATTCACCAGTGAAATCTTCCGTACATGCGGCAGAGCCACATAGTCCAGAAGTGTTGCGTGGAGCTCATGCTTTTCCTGATACAGGTGACTTGCATCAGCATGCAGTGGGATTATTGCTGTCAAGAATGCATGCTATACACAAGAGTGGAACTTATAGTGGTGATGATAAGGGAACAAGTGAGTGGGGTCTAAAACAATTGCATGAGATGCTTGGGGCTGGAGAAGAAATGCTAAAGAACTCGAAGTTCCTTGAGGGAACCTTAAAGAAAGGATTGAACAGCAATACAGAGGAAAAAGAACAAATTTTGCATTCTCAAGTATCTGAATTATCAATTGAGAATGAAAACCTCAAGGCCAAAGTTCTTACTGAGTCAGAGCGTGCAGGTCAAGCTGAAGGCGAAGTTCAGATGCTGAAAGAAGCCCTAGCTGGTGTCGAGGCGGAAAAAGAAAGTACATTCCTGCAATATCAGCAATGCCTGGAAAAGTTGTCAGCTGTAGAGAGGGATCTCAGTGCTGCACACGAGGACTCCCTTAAGTTCAATGAATGGGCCAGTGAAGCAGGAAATGAAGCTCAGAAGTTGAAGGAATCACTTATCAAGCTGGAGGCTGAAAGAGATGCTGCTTTGAGCAAACACAAGGAGTATTTGGAACGGATATCCAGTTTGGAGGATAAGGCTTCTCAAGCACATGAAGACATAAAAGGAGTGAATGAGCGAGCAATTAAGGCAGAAAGTGAAGCTTGGCATCTGAGGAATGAGATCTGTAAATTAGAGTCTGAAAAGGACTGTTGTTTTCATCAGTACAAACAATGCCTGGAAAAGATATCTGAACTGGAGAAAAAACTCTTGCTGTCTCAGGAGGAATCCAGACTTCTTAGTGAGAAAGCCGATAGAGCTGAAAGTGAGATAAAGAAACTGAAAGATCTTGTTATGGAGCTAACTGAGAAGAAAGAAGTCTCAATCCGTGAATATAAAAACTGTCTGGAGAAAATATCCAAACTTGAGAATGAACTAACTTGTGCACAAGAGGATGTAAAACGCCTTAATGGTGAGCTTTCAGTGGGTGCTGCTAGGCTTAAAAATGCTGAAGAGAAGTGTTTTCTGCTGGAGACATCAAATCAGTCATTGCACTCTGAGGCAGATAACTTGGCAAAGAAGATAACTATGAAAGATCAAGAGCTTTCTCAGAAGCAAAGGGAGCTGGAGAAACTTCAAAGTGATTTGCAAAATGAGCACTTGAGGCATGCACAAATTGAAGCCTCGCTTTTGGCTTTGCAAAACTTGCATTCTCAATCTCAAGAGGAGCAGAAAGCGCTGGCATTGGAACTCAAAAATGGACTTCAACTTCTGAAGGACATGGAAACAAGCAAAAATAGTTTGGAAGATGAACTTCGGAGAATGAAGGATGAAAATCAAAGCCTGAGTGAACTGAAATTGTCCTCAACCTTCTCACAGGAGAATCTGGAAAATGAAATCCTTAGCCTGAGGAAGATGAAAACGAGACTCGAAGAGGAGGTTGCTGAACAAGTAGAACTTAATAACAACCTTCAGAAAAACATTTCATGTTTGAAGGAGGAAATCAAGGACCTAAACAGGAGCTACCAGGCTTTGGTGGAGCAAGTGAAGGGTGCAGGTTTAAACCCTGAGCGTATCGAGTCTTCAATAAAGAACTTGCAGGAAGAAAGCAGGGAGCTGAGAATAATCTCTGAGAAGGACAGAAAGGAGAAAGAAGTCCTTCAAAAAAAGCTGGAGGACATGGATGAACTTCTGAGAAAGAAGGCTGTTTTGGAGAGTTCCCTCTCAGACGTGAATGGCGAGTTGCAGGGATCTCAGGAAAATGTGAGGGCACTTCAAGAGTCTTGCCAAATTCTTAATGGAGAAAAATTGACCCTTGTTGCTGAGAAAGGTTCTTTGCTATCTCAGTTGCAAATTATAACTGATAGCATGCAGAAACTCCTAGAGAAAAATGCTGTTCTTGAGAACTCTCTTTTTGGTGCAAAAGTTGAACTTGAAGGTCTGAGGGAAAAATCCAAGGGTTTAGAAGAGATCTGCCAATTGCTGAAGAATGAGAAGTCCAATCTTCTTGCTGAAAGAGGTAACCTAGCGCTTCAGTTGGAAAATGTTGAACGGAGACTAGAATACCTGGAATCAAGATTTACAGGATTGGAAGAAAAATATTCTTGCCTGGAGAAGGACAAAAAAGCAACTAGCTTAGAAGTAGAAGAACTGAGAGTGGCAGTTGGAATGGAGAAACTAGAAAGGGCCAAACTTACTCATCAGAGTGAGACCCGATTGTTTAGTATGGAGAACCACATTCATCTTCTACAAGAAGAAAGCAAGTGGAGgaagaaagaatttgaagagGAGCTTGACAAAGCTGTGAAAGCCCAGTGTGAAATTTTCATCCTGCAGAAATTCATACAAGACATGGAAGAAAAGAATTATAGTTTATTGGTGGACTGTCAGAAACATGTTGAGGCATCAAAATTGGCTGACAGGCTGATTACAGAGTTAGAAAATGAGAGCCTTGAGCAACAGGTCGAAGCAGAAGTTTTGCTGGATGAAATCGAAAGGTTGAGACTCGGGATATATCGGGTTTTCAAGGCCCTTGACAATGAATCTGATTTTGTATCTGAAGATAAGGTGGAAAATGAGCAAACATTTCTGCATCATATTTTGGGCAATATCGAGGATCTAAAATGTTCACTCAGAGAATATGAGGATGATAAGCAGCAGGAATTGGTTGAAAACTCTGTTCTCGTAACTTTACTTGTACAGCTGAAATCAGAGGCCCTCGAACTTGAATCAGTGAAGAAATCTGTAGAGAAAGAATTCAGTATCATGGCAGAGAAGCTTGTCACAGTGCAGAAAGACAATCACGAACTTCTAGAGATGAATAAGAAATTGGGACTGGAAGTGAGTAAAGGCAGTCAACTAACCGCTGTACTTGATGCAGAGGTTGGGAGTCTCTGTGTCAAGCATGATCAGTTGCAGACAGCTTATGttgaattaaaaaagaaatactcTCAAGTTCTTGAGGAGAACAGAACTTTGTTATTAAAGTTCACAGAGATCAAGGAGGAGAAATGGATGGTGGGGCAGGAAAATGATACCCTTTTACTAGATACACTTGCTCTTAGCAATCTCTCTACAATTTGGATGAGTTTTGGTAATGAGAAATCTGCTGAGCTGAAGTCAGTATGTGAAGATATGCACAATCTTCATGGTGTTATCAGTGACCTTGACAAGGAAATGGGCAAATTGAAGGAGAAGCTGGAAATGAAGGAAACCGAAAACTTACTCCTGAAGGAATCAGTTCAAAGGCTGGAAGAGGAGCTCTATGAAGTAAGGGAATCTAACAATCATTTGAAGTTGGAACTTTCCACTGGAAAAGAATTAATTGATAAGCAAGAAGCAGGACTCGTGGAAGCCAAGCAGAAGCTTATAGCATCTGAGAATTTGAACTCAGAGTTGTGTATGACTCTGGATGTGCTAAAAACTGACCGTCAAGAATCCATACAGACAAATGAAACTTTAGAAAAGAAGATGCTTGAAATATCAAGTACAAATACTACTCAAAACCAAGAAATTGAAGTCCTCCGGGAAGTGAATATGAACTTGGTAGCTGAACTGGGTAAGTTGCATGAAGAAATTGAAGAGCAACGAATGCGAGAAGAATATCTGAGTTCGGAGCTCCAAGAGAAAAACTATGAGTTTGAACTATGGGAGGCAGAGGCAGCAACCTTTTATTTTGATCTCCAGATCTCCTCCGTTCGTGAAGTACTTCTGGAAAACAAAATGAATGAGTTGACTGAGGTGTGTGAAAGACTCGAGGATAAAAATGCTTCCAAAGATTTGGAGATTCAACGGATGAAAGGAAAAATGATTTCAATGGAAGGTGAAATTGGAGAACTGAAGTCACAGTTACATTCATATGCTCCTGTAATTGCTTCTCTGAGGGATGACATTGTTTCACTTGAGCATAATGCTCTGCTCCTTGTGAAACTTAATCTAGCTCGCTCTCAGGAAGCAAAG TATGTTGAAATTGATGTTCAGTCCGATCAAATTAGCTCCAACAAGCTGACGGATGGTCAATCTATCATGCCAAAAGACGTTCTTGATTTGCAGGAGCTGAGGAATAGGATTAAAGCAGTTGAGAAAGTAGTGGAAGACATGAACAAGCCTATTTTGCATAAACCTTTACACATCAAGCCTGGTCGAGATAGTACTGCGAGTGAAATTGAGTCAGTAAAATCTCGGCCCAGTTTGGATAGAGAAAAACATGAAGTTGCAGGAAGGAGGAGTCATCAGAAGGAGCATGACGATGACCGTAATCGAAGGAAGACAAAACCCAAGTCCTTTGAAGTCAAAAATGGGACACTAATGAAAGATATACCACTTGATCATGTCTCTGATAGTTCACCAGAAAGAATTAAAAGAGCTCATTCTGCGGCAGAGAGAGTAGATGATCAGATGCTTGAGCTGTGGGAATCTGCAGAAGGCGGCAGCCTCAGTCGTAGTGTGAATGATATGAAGAAACGGGCAAATCATCCAACAGTGGGGGGGCCTATCATGCACAACCAATATAGGAATTTGGAGTGGAGGGGCAAACATCCACCTACGGAATCAGAAGTGGAGAAGGAGTTGGGTGTGGACAAGTTAGAGTTATCAATGAACTCGTCCGAGGCAAATCAAGAAATGAACAAAAAGATTCTCAAGCGACTTGCTTCCGATGCAGAGAAATTGATGAGTCTTCAATTGACTGTTGATAGCCTGAGAAGAAATTTGGAGGCAAACAAAAAGGCCAAAAAAAccaaaaattttgattttgaaacaGTTAAGGAGCAGCTACAAGAAGTTGAGGAAACTGTCGTACATCTGGTGAATTTGAATAGCCAATTGATGAAGAGTACAGAGGAAAGTACATCCTATTCTCCAAGCAGTGGTTCAGCAGACTCGAAAGAGGTCATGAATATCCGTCAGAAGAGAGTTTCAGAACAGGCAAGAAAGGGTTCTGAGAAGATTGGACGGTTGCAACTAGAGATTCAGAAAATTCAGTACATTTTGCTGAAACTGGACGATGAAAAGAAGAGCAAAGTTAGGAGCAAATTTTCCAGGAGTAGCACAGGCATCATACTGAAGAACTTCATTCATATCGGGAGGAGAAACAgcgagaagaaaaagaagggtCCTATGTGTTGCTTTAGACCTTCCAGTAGCAGCAGCAGCAATAATGGCAGCATCAGATATCGCGTCTAA
- the LOC129881829 gene encoding leucine-rich repeat extensin-like protein 6 codes for MKLINLALCCFFFIIFFFSKPSIQASIKYEPNPRLFNAYIALQAWKHVITSDPRNFTKNWYDYNVCNYTGVYCAPAPDNPNITTVAGIDLNHANISGYLPEDLGLLSDLAVFHINSNRFLGTIPKSFSKLRILYELDVSNNLLCGEFPSVVLSLPALKFLDIRYNQFEGKVPSRLWDRTLDALFINNNKFQFSWPNNLGKSPVSALVMANIKVTGCIPSSIAKMSKTLNEIILSNSSLSGCLPQELGLLKNVRVLDVSFNNLVGELPETIGGMKKLEHLNVAHNKFSGEIPQSICSLPKLENFTYSYNYFCGEPKICLKLKDKNDKKNCIPYRPSQRSESECKTFYSRGPVDCSSFGCRSPPPPPPPPPPPPPPPPPPPPPPPKSHYYHYP; via the coding sequence ATGAAACTCATCAACTTAGCCCTTTGTTgcttcttcttcatcattttcttcttctcgAAACCCTCTATTCAAGCTTCAATCAAATATGAACCAAACCCTAGACTTTTCAATGCTTACATAGCTCTACAAGCTTGGAAACATGTCATTACTTCCGACCCAAGAAACTTCACAAAGAATTGGTATGATTACAATGTTTGCAACTACACCGGGGTTTATTGTGCTCCAGCTCCAGATAATCCTAATATCACCACTGTCGCTGGAATTGACCTCAACCATGCAAATATCTCCGGCTACTTGCCTGAAGATCTTGGTTTGTTGTCTGATTTAGCCGTTTTTCATATCAATTCCAATAGGTTTCTAGGCACTATCCCGAAATCTTTTTCTAAGCTTCGAATTTTATATGAACTTGACGTGAGTAACAATCTTTTGTGTGGTGAATTTCCTTCGGTTGTGCTATCTCTTCCTGCTTTGAAATTTCTTGATATTAGGTATAACCAATTCGAAGGAAAGGTCCCTTCAAGACTTTGGGATCGAACACTCGATGCCCTTTTcataaacaacaacaaatttCAATTTTCATGGCCTAACAACTTGGGAAAATCGCCTGTTTCTGCTTTGGTCATGGCTAATATTAAAGTAACGGGATGTATACCATCAAGTATAGCAAAAATGTCAAAAACCCTAAATGAGATTATTCTCTCGAATTCTAGTTTAAGTGGATGTTTGCCACAGGAATTAGGGTTATTGAAAAATGTGAGGGTTCTTGATGTGAGTTTTAACAATCTGGTTGGAGAGTTACCGGAGACAATTGGTGGTATGAAGAAATTGGAACATCTTAACGTGGCACATAACAAGTTCTCCGGTGAGATTCCGCAGAGTATTTGCTCGTTGCCAAAGTTGGAAAATTTCACCTACTCTTATAATTACTTTTGTGGTGAACCGAAGATTTGTCTCAAGTTGAAGGATAAAAACGATAAGAAAAATTGTATACCATATCGACCATCACAACGTTCAGAAAGTGAATGTAAGACATTTTATTCACGGGGTCCGGTGGATTGCAGTTCATTTGGTTGTAGATCACCTCCTCCACCACCCCCGCCGCCGCCACCTCCTCCTCCACCACCGCCGCCACCACCTCCACCTCCACCGAAATCACATTATTACCATTATCCTTGA